taaaattactttattaatcattaatatatatattttaaaatatattaatatacttaaaattactttattaatcattaagtaattttattttatttatttttttatcaagtgATATATTTAAACGGTACAATTCGGACAGCAAAATAGTTttttgcttaattaattagaggGTGGACGgtgtaattaatataataaaaaaaaccttcGTACGGTGCCATATTGTACATTAATGCACGCTAAACTGTCTGCCGCTGCATATCATGTCTCATGCATGAATATTGAATGACAGTACGTTACAGcattaacatttttcttattaaaattatttttaaaatttgatgaaaaatatatattatttataaataaaaaactccctaattataaaattatattagattaatcaaaataataatataataattttttaattttttttcatattttataattacactaactatatattaattaataataatatttcttcattcacatatttcaaaactaaacataaaaataaaagtgaaaagatATTTGGTAGAAGGAAAAAtcgtaaaaaatgaaaattgaaaaataaaatagttgagataatttttacaataaaatattacttttaaagataaataatacatcttcaaatttaaaaatacgtttaattaaaattactataactcataatttaaacttttactttttaaaaaaatcaatataaattattttatctacactttttcatattttgaacaTGCGTTAAAGCAAATGCAAGTGCTCTTCGCACGTGatacatcaattttttaatttttcttcttcaagtctTTCTCTCAGcattcttttctcatttttaagaCTTTAGGAAAATACTATTCCCACATAAAGTTTTTATCGAAAATTTCTAttaaattgtatttaattttttttaatttttttatttaatgattaagaaagtgtttttaaatgaatttgtgatttttttgtatttttaaaaaaaatttaaagtatttaaaaaaaattgaaaaaaagcaaaaaaaaaaaaaaaaaaaatttgcctttCGGTGAGGATTCTTTCAAGGATTTTCCGTAAAAATCTTTTGTAGGTGTTGGTGTAGAGTCCTTCACTTTAATAAAGGAAAGTATAATATCGATTTAATGGCCTGAATTAAGCCGAGTATATGTCCCTGAAATGTTTGTCATGGCCTTTAACTGATTGATCaaagaggggaaaagaaagaagacgACAAAACATTGGTAGCTAGGTTCGTCCGCGCCATGGCTATTGTCTTGGAAGTGAAGGGGATGTGAGGATCGATGCAACAAcgttaaattataggaaaaagtAATGCTAATTGCAGTCGAGATTAAGTGCGTAACCATCTTATAATGATTTTGAAAAGATTACgtaatttttatatactttatgtgaatatcatttctctacatATCAAAAAagccaaataaaataaatatgttaagtTATAGCTAGACATGtaataagcaaaaaaaaaaaaaaaaaaaaaaaaaaaaaaaaaaaaaaaaactgaaacctCCTTTGTGTCAAGTACGTACCTCATGAAGATATGAAGGAgggaataatatataaatatatatacgcattaattaaatttcataGAGGGTTACAAACATTTATGATATATGATAGTACTCATAGttattttaatatgtttatGAACCTTGAATAGAAcacagaaaattaattagatggaACTTAACTCAAGAATAATTTATCATCATGAATATTGGAGCAATCCCGCTACGTACAGTCGCCAACAACAGTCGGCGTGTGGTCGGATGATCACGTAGCAGTtgctattaattaaaaaaaataaaagctgaGTGAatccgttagatcatttttccacatggaCACCGATTGTGCGGTGCTTCCCCCAGCCGACTGCAACCAGAGTTTTTCATATTGGAGACCCATTGATCCTCTCATCCAACTAATTAAACCATGAGTAACaggtcgagaatgaagtggaGAGCACATCACATAAAATACGTATTGCATTGAGAGAGGTAACCGGAAAGGATTTCGAGGGAATTCCTCCTAGTGTAGAGTAAGTACATGTCCTAGATGGGTATCTTTCTTTCTTGAGTGCTCAAAGGTATGGGTGTAattggtccggttcggttttggacaaaatttaagaccgaactggtatacaccggttttatatttttcaaaaccgattacacaCCGGTTAttctcctaaaccggtatctccggTTTTATCGATTTTCGGTCCTGTCGGTCcagttttctgattttttaaaatgtaatttgtcattaaaaaataaaaatctgttaataaaaaaaattgcttcaaaaaatcttttCTAAAAATCTGTTCCTTttacaaaatctgcactactaaaaaaaatcagttttaataaaaaaattagtattagttataaacttatatattagtatagctatataatatattagactacataatagtattaatatttttactattagtatagttatatattagtattagtcataaacttatatattagtatatatatataatatattagactatatataatataatttaatatatttattttatgtttaaagcatatgatcaattaaattttcatcttcaagattaaacttttattttataaattataataacattatcttatatataattatattaataacatataaccaaacaaattacaaatgttcatatttaagattaaaattttatgttataatttataaattataatatgaaattagttcatatatgatatatgatatataattatatataaaaatttcacatatgattatatattatatataaaacttatatataaaatattaatttttatttttttcccccaaCTAGTCCAATCCGGTCCTAGAAATCATAGAATCGGAACCAGACTAGTTTCAGCTggtttgcataattcaagaactggttccggaccggaccggttcaaaacagGCCCAACCGGTCTGGTTCGATTCGGTCAGGACCGGTTTtccagtttaaatttacacccctactcaaAGGTATATGAAAATTCTGAGAGTATCTAGATCTGACCGATCAAAACAAGTTTTTGAGCAAAATTATGGTAAAAATTTTGGGGATTGTTCCGTCTGAGCCCCACATCCGAATCAacattttggaaatatatttagGGGCAGTCACAgtaggcctcgtttgcattcaaaatctatatcaattcatctcaactcataattacaactttctcaaattttcacacaaaatataataaataattcgacttttattctactattcacaaaccatctcagctcatctcaactcatctctgaatctaaaccatTCTAGATCTCCATATTTGAGTCTCTATTGTAGATCCTCaggataggtttggatagtttaaaatattattttttaatattattattgttttggaatttgaaaaaattgaattgttttacgTTTTATAGAGCCTTTGAGCTTTATACCTATATTGTTgggatatgattttaagtggcAGAAACTAACTCCCTAACCCTTTTGGTACATGGTGTTACAATTTATATGCATTACTACATCATTCAAACACTCAAATGAATATCATCATTCGAACAACTATAGTAAATCGTCCGACAATCACTTTTAAGGACAAATGATTTTGTTCCTAACTATAGCTGTTTGAAAGGACAAAATTCAGATTTTGTCtctaaaagtaaagtttttgtACCAAGTGTTTTCACTGTTTCGAGGAACAATTGAAACATTTTTCATGAGTTTATTTCATGTACGTTGAATCTGTAACTCTATTATTGTGACGcaccgactcccacgtacaaaaataagggaatcgtgacgtcaaaatgatgacaacacgggtcacgcatctcaacaaaatgtgctcaagtatgtgcaacatgcaaaagtgtacaataaaaatcgcagcggataatataaataagtcatctaagcaccagaaatttaaatacaaatattcaaaacaaattacctttaaagagttatacagtcatcccaaatatattacaaaagcaacacataaattgataaaaacgaaacttgataaacaggagcaatcccagatcactctaccaacggagccaagctaaggctcgtcatcctcgtctgcatcaaaatctgcgataccataaaatggtaccacatgtaagtataaaccaaacaactatcgggataaaaacatattaatgcaaccaacatgcttcatatgacaaaatacacttagccataaaataccatatttcccagaaaaatgattatttccaacacacgccaaaatctcattttgccccaaaaacatagtctgtcattttcctagaaaatgattcacacaaaacaaaccatttatcagacactgtaggcgggactcgcaggcgggactctaccaccgtctctgcttaccaccgtctctaccgcgtgcaccgtagacgggaatcacaggcgggactctatcaccatccctgcttaccaccatccctacagttcctttccacacaatgaatacttataacacaaaatgaatacttatcacacaccataaatacttatcagagcactgtagatGGGagtcacaggcgggactctaccaccatccctgcttaccaccgtccctacagtctcttctcctttttctcaaaacagtcaatccagttgtttcaaacacactcaaatcatttcacatgaaaatctaatttttagataaacatatgaacatgtatgcaatcatatgaaaacccagttttcatttataaacatgaacatgcgtgcaaatatgccatatacatgaaacaacaccacaacaaccaacaattcacaataccaaccaaacacacaactccgtccataatctatccgacccccgaactcctcggactcagttcggcatgtccaactagatcacaataatatgtgttagtgcaaaaatacatttaaatcacgaaaggtctttgaaaaaatacttacagtgctatataataatttttgaaggattacgaagctgcaagaagtggcggctcagcaacgtaacagtgtaaaatatactgtggccgtgggtctcaaaaacccatttttcaacggagacaaactaagacccgaaattgatagggtagggcctagagaggtcggtgaagccaatggtgatggtggtttgccgtgagtggcggcgcaaatggtggttttaaggccaaaaagtctgaaacggagatggagttgaatgtgcttcatcggtgacggatcggagctggggttgggtccctTGGGTTGCTCGGAGgttgatgatgaagtggtgaagaaatggtggccggaggtggcgcgacggcggcgctggagctcaaaatgcgccgcggcttggaggggctcgtgggggcaaacggcggcgcgataggagctgagatttacggggaagggtcgccggctGGTGGGGGAGTGAACGGgatgggcggtgtcgcgcacggcagcgcgacggcggtgggttagGTGGAAGGAGAgaagcgcacgggagagagggagggggtgtGTCGCGCGGGGAAGGAGAGTTgcggaagaaagaagaaaaaggaaagaaaaagagtaaaagaaaagtggggaaaagaaatgaggtccaatcctcacctcttgggtcacaaaaaatgatccaacgaagatgattttaaaacaataaattaattaaaataaattaaacgtaatgatacaatgaaaataaaataattaaatctcacaatcaattaatttaaaagaagaataatttaaatgtataacaataaataaatattaagaaagcataacaatttaatttttacaatttaaagatcataaaataacccatttaaaatatccgataattataaaataagagaataaatttttaaattattaaaaataattcttcaataaaaatatactaaaatacgaggtgttataATCATGATCGTTGTACATATAATATCTTTAAGACTCCAATATCCCCACATGATAAGCATGTATTTTGTGAAGTTTCTCCCTTCCATTAAAGCATGTTGCATGGTATATACCACCTACTTTGTCCTTCAATGGGATATTGTGAAACCTCGCCCAAACCTTCCACCTCATGCCCAGTGCTCAATTGCAGGAAAAGATGTTCCCGACTTATCATGTAGACCCCTCTACATGTGCATGCAAGAGTACATGGGGTCATATATGGAAAGGATCTTCTCGATCCCCTCAGTCTGCAACATGCATGGTTAGAGCGAGGTTTCCTCCAACTTTATCATCACAGAGGAGTGGGACGAGGTTTTCCATTTTCCggacttttttctatttttttgtaataataatattcttttctttgctttcctttcctttttatctaaattttttatttttcgtttttattttaagtaCGTGGATTAATATTCGTGTTATTATATAGGCCACTTCGacattttctgaaaacaaattgGCAGAAATATGTGGATCATGTCTCGGATTTTTAAATGTTGTGGAACTCTGGaatcaaattcacaaaattgAGAATTCCAAGGGAATCTTTCATACACATAACTCAGCACACATTTAAAAACAAAGCATGCAGTACAAGTACTACTGGATAATATATTAATGAACCCTCTGCACCgaaattagaaaagaaacaTACAATACTTAACTTGAACTACAGATAAACTATTCTTGGATATATAAGTACCGCGCGTACATACctagatagctagctagctatctatGCGATGAGACAGCTAATTAGTTGAAGAAACCACCTTTTATTTGAAACTAAATATGGCAGCAGtacttctagctagctagtgtttatatattgatcatgatcattcCTTTTTTATCAAGGAAACAATCACATTGAAAAAGCGAGTGTTCTCTTTAGAAATCCGATCGGAAAGAATTTCCCTATACCTCTTGAAAACCTCCTCAATGATTGTATCTCCAAAGTGACTAACAAGCAAGGGTTCGGCCACAGCTCTCATACAGTTTGCAACATTATAACCGCCATCACAAAACTGATCATCAGATGAGTTTATTTCACAGCTTGTATTGTTAACGCTCCAATTCACTTCAGATACCTCTAGGTAATCAATGAAGAAGGATCCTTCTTTCAGAACTTCGGATTTCACTTCTGATGGAGATGGTGTGTACTGAGGAATGTTGAAAgaatccattttttcttcttctatgaGTCCCTGTAAGGAATGTAGAGAATGGAACATAGGTTTTAGCTTGGAAGctgcctcgtttggttacataattcaaatgagatgagatttgaaaattgaataaatattattataatattatttttattttgagatttgaaaaaattgaattgtttattatattttgtgtaaaaatttgagaaaattataataattatatgagatgagatgagatgaaatagtttgattttgtgtaaccaaaattacaatttgaaaattttctgtaCTATTTatacgtaaaaataaaaaacacagaaTTTTTTATATCAGAAAATTAATCAATGCAACTTACAATTACTGTAGATGATGAAGcatatttcctaaaaaaaataaccaattATTGTGAACTGTTTAATAGATTatgcttctatatatatatatatatatatatatatatatatatatcctagtCAATTAAGTAGAATTAATAACTAGGATTATAGTTTACCTTGCAGACCATTTCATTGAGTACTATAGCCAAAAGTTCCCATATGTAACAACACTCTTTGCTTGATGGATCTTCACTTCTTCTTCCCAAAAATGTTAAAACCATTCGTCCACCTAGCACCAACTCTTCTGCACGACACTTCAGAAACATTGAGAAATCTGCTTGAAACTGTGCATGGTAAGCCCTTAGTACGCTTGGCGGGCTTGTTTGTGCCATGTAAATGTTCCCTTTGTTGCTTTCCACCATCTCAGGAACCTAGTTAACAGTAACATTCACTTCTGAAGTGAGTAAGACAGACACTTTGTTgcaataaatttatttcattgtgATTCAATTTCGTTTGGTGTTTGCAAAAGTATCTAGGATGAAAGACTTTGTGGAGTTCTCCATCTCTAGttccttaaaaaatttaattcttttacttGTTTCTTTGCTTATAATCAATTAACTGAATGCAGAGGTTATTCTTCAGCAGTTGAAATTGGGGACCTCTATGACATATCCTTAAGCATAAAAAAGTGGAATcccatttaaaattgttgaattcGTCTgctttatctttaaattttccATTCACCGAACTTATACAAATATATgactatatatgcatatatatgtttcCTGTATTGCATGGTTTCACGGGCACTTTCATCCATCCTTTATCATTGGGTAAGGGAGTACTAGATGTTCCAATCTTCTATAGAAAAAGTTAATTACCTTAGATAGCCATTGGAGGCTATAAGAAGAATGGACAAAATGCAGTGTTTTGCTTGGGAAAAGCCTGCCGTAGAAAGAACCGGGAACTCCTGTAAAGAAGCATGGACCTGCAGCAGCCCCCAATTGATTGCTCATTTTTTTCTGGAAGCTTGGCAACGACTTGAAAATGGAATTGAAGTCGTTTCCGGGAAGGTCGTTCAAGAAAACTTGATATTCAGGTGATTGATCATGCCCTGATTTTCGGCGAAGCTGATCCACTACCTTGATAAGTTCAGAAACTACAAACAAAGTGTTTGGTCCGGAAGAACAACCCAAGTCTGCGATGACTAGCCTCTTTGGCAACGTGCTGTAGTAGAGTTGGGTTATGGCATTCTCTGTGATGGGTTTGGTCATAGTTATGACCTTTCGCTGTCCAAAGTCAAAAGAATGAACTTAAATCATGAGTTCTTCTGCAAATATAATCTACAGTGTGCACATAAAGTGTGAAACTAACTGATATATGTATATCAATGATTTTCATGAAGAAATGCAGCGATGATCACGACTTGCAATTATCTAGAACATATGATGAACGTACAGTgtgcataaataatttggttttcGTTTCCTTCCTCACTTGTGGATAAAAGTCACTTACAAAACTGCTTAACATGAAATGCAGCAATATAGCGCACGCAATCCAATGTCCTTAGGAAAAGATAGCTAGCTAGTGTAAATTAACTTGTGATGGCACGGGACTTGTGGTAGAAAAACCCAGGAGGCCGATGGGAACTTTCACTAGCTAGTAAAATCAGTATTGCAGTCGATGATGAGCAAGAAGCCTAACTTCAAATGAAAGTACTGTAAAATTAATTCCTCTTCTCtgcatatatgcatatatgtgtgtgtatatatatcgtAAGAAATTTAATGGGGGCACAATTGGAAAGTCATCTCTAATAATGAGTTGCATGCACAAAGTTTGTACTTAAATGTTAGTGGCATGCGTGCAAAGGGTTGCTGAGTTCACCTGAACTAGGGAGTTGTTTGCATAACTTGCGTCTCCCATTCCTCCGTTCATGTGCAGCACTTTCATAACTTCCATCTCTCTACCTCTCGCTtctcttactctctctctcttcgctTGGAGTACTAACTGTGAGCTTGTGGGGATTATGTTGAGGGAAAGGTACCTATTTATAGATAGATCAGCTCTTCTACGTACAAGCGGATTCACGGACGAGgggtagtgttttttttttttttttttttttttgaaggacaACAGGTCGGTAGGTATGAAAATAATCCCTAGGTATTACGTGCCGTGGCTAATTTGTTCATCTTTTTCCTCTAAAATCGACACCAAATAAGGTCTCTATCGGTTAACATGACTTTTGTGTACTCCTGCATCCACCTTAATTCTACGTGTCATGACTTGGAACTCGATTTCGTCACCACCGATCAGAAGCATGCAAACCTCATGCACATGAGGTCATCGcatatacaataaataataagaagagTCATCATTGCACTGCTTGTTATTTGGTacctataagaaaattatttatttttgattaattaattttaacgaaataattatttataattaaaataaatctattttaattataaataaattttttatcacaattaaataattaaaaaaattcattttttttggtAATGTAGTGTCCTGTCGGCCATAAAATAAACATGATTATATGCAAGCTGTCCCACGTATGCTTCTGACGTTTTGTTTGTGTCGGAGATAATTTTATACTGAATTGTTTAGATCgtggaaaagaaggaagaagacaaGACGTTGGTAGCTATAGGCCTAGCTGGCATGGTTGCTTGGCGCCAGCCTTGGAGGTAAATAAATGGTCATGCTACAGCTTCTGCTGAGGCCTCTGCTGGGCTTagcatgtaattttttatttatgtgtattttttaagttttttttttatataaatttttttatatttttaaatatttttaaaaaataaaataaatttaaaatattattaaaaaatattttttaatcagaaagtaaaaaaaattaaaaaatactttcttaatcacgaaataaaataaaaaataattttttattctacttcatgattaagaaagtattttttttaaataatattataatttttattttatttttttaaaatatttaaaattattaaaaatatttatataaaaaaacaaaaaaaaaaacacatataaaaaaatactagagCCCAACGGGAGCTCCCAGCAGGAGCCCCTAGCAGGACATCCAGTATTTtcctaaataaatttatttatagagaCTTGTAAAGAAAAACCGAATAtttattgtcattaatttttttttgaagaaaattttgaacGTTCGATAATCTTGTTtcgaaaaagcaaaaaaaatgaagtaaacAATATCCTTT
This genomic interval from Juglans microcarpa x Juglans regia isolate MS1-56 chromosome 4D, Jm3101_v1.0, whole genome shotgun sequence contains the following:
- the LOC121260934 gene encoding salicylate carboxymethyltransferase-like encodes the protein MEVMKVLHMNGGMGDASYANNSLVQRKVITMTKPITENAITQLYYSTLPKRLVIADLGCSSGPNTLFVVSELIKVVDQLRRKSGHDQSPEYQVFLNDLPGNDFNSIFKSLPSFQKKMSNQLGAAAGPCFFTGVPGSFYGRLFPSKTLHFVHSSYSLQWLSKVPEMVESNKGNIYMAQTSPPSVLRAYHAQFQADFSMFLKCRAEELVLGGRMVLTFLGRRSEDPSSKECCYIWELLAIVLNEMVCKGLIEEEKMDSFNIPQYTPSPSEVKSEVLKEGSFFIDYLEVSEVNWSVNNTSCEINSSDDQFCDGGYNVANCMRAVAEPLLVSHFGDTIIEEVFKRYREILSDRISKENTRFFNVIVSLIKKE